TTTTTCTCGCTTATAGCAAGGCATGCTTATGGCAATGTAGATATAACGCCCTTTATAGTGGGTAATGCATTTGTTCTATGTATGTACAATGCATTCTTTGGAGTTGGTTGTAATTTAATTAATGAGAGAGGCTATGGCACACTAAAGCTATTAATTGGATCTTCCTGTAACAAATTCAATGTATTTATTACCAAGTCAACCTTTCATATAATTGATGGAATTATTACTGTATCAATTGGGCTATTTACTGGGATAATTTTTTTTAATATCAAAATTCCTATGAATATATTGCCATATTTCCTTATATGTTTAATACTAGCCATATTCACAGCCTGTTCAATGGGGCTTTTGGTAGGTAGCATTGGTCTAATAACCAGAGATATAAACATGTTGCTCAATCTTTCTTCAATGATTCTCATGTCCCTATGTGGAGTAAATTTCAGTATTGAAAAGCTTCCTATTGTCTTACAACATATAAGCAACATTCTGCCACTGACAAATGCATTAAAAGCAAGTAAACTTCTGTTAAATGGTGGAATAATTAATTATGGGAAGGTTAATAGTTTATTGCTAAATGAGCTGCTTTTAGGTATAGGGTACTGCATAATTGCATATTTATCATTCAGGGCCATGGAAAAACTTGCAAAATGTAGAGCAACTATCGATATTTATTAACAGTTTGATGTTCAAAAATACACATGGTTTTTTGGACATAGTTTCATATTTTGAATACGTCAAATAGAAACAAGACATGTCATCACCTCATTGAAGTTTTGACATGTCTATGATTACTTAGACACACAATATTTAATTTCCTACCATAATATATAAATAATGTATACATATCCCTAACAGGAAATTTCCTGAATTCCTGCCATACTAAGCTTAGCAGAGGAACGTGGCTTTGGATTCTATAAAAGCTTGTCCCTATTTTACCAATCAAATTCGGGTTCGATATTTTATAATGTACATTTTGTTCGTATTTTACTTAAGTAATTTATGTACTTTTTATTTTACTCTTCTAGCTGTTACATAATCATCTCTTCCTAGAGTTGAAACTTTAATTACATCTCCTGTATGAGGAGCATGGATATAATTATTATCTCCAATGTACATACCCATGTGATGAGGATTAGCAAAAGTTCCAAAGAACACCAAATCTCCTGGTTTAAGATTATCCCTTGATACTTGTACCCCATCATTTATCTGATCAAAGGTGGTTCTTCCTATAGATATTCCAAAATGCGCATATACATATTGTGTAAATCCTGAACAATCAAAGCCTGCCGGTGAAGTTCCACCCCATAAATATGGTGTGCCAAGAAAGTTAGAAGCGTAGGCTATTATAGCACTTTCCGATACAGTCGTTGCACCCCTTGAAGGTGTATATTTAGGCGCCGATTTTCTTATTTCACTTATTTTCGTTATGCTTTTATTTACCGATACTTGAGGATCAATTATCTGCGCTGCAGAAATATCTTTCTCATTTTTTAGTTCAGCTATCAATTTATCCTGTAACCCTTTAGTAACAATTTCCTTGTTCTTTAGTTCAGTTATTAATTTATTTTGTGACTCTTTAGTAATCATTAGCTTATCTATCTTCTGCTTGTTTTCTACTTGCAAACTCTGCAATGATTCCTTTGTATTATTTAAACTTTGCTGCTTTTTATTTAGTTCTTTTTGAGCAGCTTCAAACCCACTCAACACTTCTTTATCAAACGCTATAACGGTTTTTATGTTATCTACTCTTGATACAAAATCTCCAAAGCTCTCTGAATCTAGTATTATACCCATATACCCATCGAATCCGTTTATGTACAAGACTCTCATTCTAGTATTAAATAATTCTTGTTCCTTCTGAGTTTCCTTTTCTACCTGCTTTACCTCTAATGCGGCGCTTTCGATTGACTTTTCAGTTTCAGATATTTTGACTTTATTCTCTTCTGTTTTAGTCATTATATTTTCAATTTCATTGTCAAATTCTTCTATTTTAGTTTCGACTTTTCCTCTTTCAGTTTGAATTTTCGTTAGTGAATCCTTCTGCTGTTGTAACTTCTCATTTGTTGGAGCCGCGAGTGCAGTTACATTCGAAGTAAAAATTAAAATTATTACAACTGCGAGGTTTCTCAGGACAATCTTCATATTACATCTCCTTCATTTGTTTATATTTTATAAATCTCAGAATTACTATATCAAAAAGTTATGTACTTATTATGAAGATTGTAGTTGTTTAAATGTTTTATTAAAACACTTCTTTTGAATAGTTGGCTTTCTAAAATCGCAATTGTATTAAAAAAAGCCCTGAAATACTTTTTGGCATTTCAAGACTTTCAGAAATAAACATTTTTGAATGCTCCATAATAAAGCATAAATGAGCCTGTAATTGTTGTGAACGCTAATTCAAATATTATAAATAATAAAACAAGTATGCTAAATTCAAACTAAGTCAACTTAAAAATTTAAATACAAAGAAATTTTGGATATATCCTTGTTGCAAAATAATGAAGATTATTTTTGAACACAATACCCCAATTATAAATCCCGCTATAACATCCGTTGGATAATGAACATATAAGTATAGTCTTGACAATGCTATCAAAATCGCCATTGACATAAATACCAATCTATATTGTGTAAAATACAAAGACAGCATTTCTGCAGCAGCGAAGGATGATAAAGTATGCCCTGAAGGAAAAGAATAAGATATTGGTTTTAAATTAAACATACTAAAGTTATCTTGCTTATTACAAGGTCTAACTCGTCTTACTATGTGTTTCACTATTCCTTCTCCAACAATTGTACCTATAATTAACGTTAAAAATATTGAATATCCAATTATTCTGTATGGTTTATCTACTATTAATGCAATAGCTATTATAACCCAAACAATTCCCATATTTCCCATAAATGTCAATACAGGCATTATAATATCTAAACATCTATTATGTACATACTTTTCAATTATAAATAGAATATAGTTATCAAATTTATTTATTTTTTTTTCAATATTAAGATACAAATTATCGCCTCTTTCTCTTATATGCCAGCCTTATTAATTATTATTATTATTATTACTATTATTTGCTATTCTAGCATTACCTAAGTACGATGCTATAACAATGCCTTTATCCACAATAATTCCATGTATATTATCTTTTATATACAATAATATAAACTATCAAATCTCAATGTTATGGATATCATTTTCACCTTCAGTTATAAGACAATTCTATATATTTTCCCGTATTTTATATTATATATTTGCAAGATTAAAAATAGATTAAAAAAGTCTTAAATTCAGCTTAGAATTATGATAAATTACAATAAAAAAACCACTAGCTATCAGACGAATCTGAAATCTAGATGGTTAATATTATAATTGCTTTAAAATATTCCTTTAATAAGTCTACTGGCGAAAGTGCCTCTAAGTCATTATTTTTTCTCAAATTAGCAAACAAACCTTCTTTGTAAACCCATTCTTCGAAAGTAAGCTCTGTTATATCATTTAAGTACCTTTTCTTTACGGAAGGTCCAATTGTTATTGTATTAAAATTCAGCCATGCGCTTAAACCGCTAAGTTACAATGGTTTTATTATAATTCACTTGAAAAATTTCATAGCAAATGGTGTATTATTTTTTTACTGAACATTTCTGCTAATGAACCATCATCAATTTTATATATCTTTAACGATATAAATCCATTATTCAACAATATTTTCTTTGATCCTATATTATTTGGGTCTGTTATTGCTGTAACTTGTTGTATACTCTTTGTTTCTTCAGCTTTATTTAATAATTCCCCTACAATTTCGCTTCCATACCCCTTTCCCCAATACTCAGGAAGCAATAAATATTCAACCTCCGCCTCAGTAAAATCATCGTTTATTGAGAGTGCACCTGATCCTATAAAAATATCTGTAGCTTTTTCAAAAACCTTAAAGTGTCCAAATTCCTTATGTATATTATTATTTTCTAACAAACGTTTGTAGTAGTTTTTTGCTTCTTCTAATAGAAACACTCTTCCATAATTCATTACCATTATTTTTTCATTTGAAACTAAGGTTAAAAAATATTGAAAGTCATCCTCTGAAAGAAATTTTTTAAAATATATTCTATTTGTCAATTTTCTACCCCCTTAATATTGGATATATAATATCCTTAAGATAATATCAATTCAATTCTATAAATAACAAATTTTTCTTGTATGATTAATGTATCATGATTAATTTAAAAAGTAAAGTTTACCTAAATTAGAGTATAAAAAAAACAGATCAACATTTTTATTGATCTATTTCTTAATTTAAAATTATTATTAATTTTTCGATAATAGTTAAACAAATAAATGTAATTGTTACTTTACAAAAACTACATTTATTGCTTTAATCAAAGCTTCAACTTTATCTCCTTGCTTAAATCCAGCATCTTCTAAACTTTCTCTCGTCATCACGGACGTAACTACTGGAGAATTAGTTCATCCATCCACAGTCATTTTAATTTGCGCCATTAATTGATCAGTTTTAATTTCCTCAATTCGTCCAAAAAATTTATTTCTTACACCAACTTCTATTATAAACACCTCCACTAAATAAGATGTTATAAGTATTGCCTATAGGTTTACTCTTATACATTCGAAGTTAATATTTGTCCTACATGCTTTGATCTAATGAAATGGTTTTGAGACAGAACCTAAATATAACAAGCTATTGAAGGCATTGTTAGGACATTTCAAATAAATTATCATCTGAATTTTCTTCATTGTCATCACTATTATGAAGATTTTCAGGAGCATCTGTTTGAATATAGGTCAATTGTCCTCCTGGATATACTCCATTGTTAGTGACTTTATAATAATCATGATTGTGCATAGGATAAAATTGTGGAAAGAAATTGTCATTAATAGCTAGAGATTCATCGAAGTTATCTACATAATTAACTGTTTTTATATTATTGAAGTTGACTGGTTGCGTCGGAATATTAGTTATTACACTGGGGTCTATATTCTTTATTTCTTGCATTTGCTTGCACAAAGGATGTATACAATCCTTCCCATTCACAATATAACTTCTATATTGTGGGCGTTTATCTTGGGCTTCTATCAATAGGTCAAAGGTTTCTCCTGAACCTATGGTGCATGTAAATCCCCTTTCAAGGCCTTCAAGTCCAACTAACTCTAGTTTTTCAGATATTTTCAAGAGTGGGCTTGGATTCGCATCCTTCCCAATTACTGTAAAATCACATCCATGGATATGCCATGGTACCACCTGATATCCCATATTAATCATCCTAAGCATGAGCATTTCTCCTGTTTTTACATGCACATAGGATTCATAGTTAAGCTGAGATACATCCCTATCATTGCATGGATTACGTGTTAAATGGTGTGGAAGCAAGGTGTCCGGAAAAGCACGCCCGTTTACAAGCCAAAAATCAGGTTTAAAATCAACTGGATTATAATTAACACCAGTTTCAATGCTATCATGCCATCTAGTATCTATATCAGAAAGCAACATTATATATTCCTTATCAAAATAAGAATGCACATCATTGTATGCAAAATTTCTATTTGTGGCAGTTTCACAAATATGCTCTTGCAGTTTTCCCTCAAAGAACCAGCGACCATTCCACAACCTTCTTATGCCCGCTATTGCAAGGCTTCTCATGGATGGATATACAATCAAGGCTCCATACATTCCCATTTGAACATGCTCAGAGGCTTCAACATGGCAGTGGTACATATATGTTCCTGGATGTTCTGTATCAAAAAGATAAGTTACCACAGGTGGTGCCATATCAAAATCTGTGCACATAGGAACTACAAATGAGGATTCTGGGAAGCCATCTAGTTGAGTGGCTACATGGGCACCATGCATATGAATAGTATGGGCATCCATAATTCCTGCAGTTGGCATGCCTAAATTTATCAAGGTTATATAAACTCTATCCCCCATTTCTCCCCAAATCACAGGTGAAGGTATGGTGGCAGTTCCTATCAAGTTTTTAAATTTTCCCCAATTACAAGATTTTGTCCAATCAAGATCTTCATTTATTACTTTACCATTAACCTTAAATAGCCCACCAACAAAACCATAGACATACACTTTTTTACGCTCAGATTCTAGTGGGGGCAGCTCAGGAGAGGTCGGAAGTTCTATAAAACCATCAGTAGCGGCAAGCACATAATGTCTAACACTCATTTAATTATCACTCCTGTTAATTTATTTCTGATCCATATTTAAAGATATCCTATTTTAGAAATAGGCAGCATTCTTAATATACAGCTTCAAATGTGTAGCGGCATCTTTAGTTTATAATATGACAGATATAATAGAACTGCTTCTATATTTAAGCAATCTCCGTTCTTATACAAAATTATTACAGCCCTTCAACTCTCAAATTTTAAAGTATAGTAAAAAAAGTGCAAATATTATGATTGACAATGCTTGGCTACAACAATCCCCTCATGTTTATCATCCAATATAATTCCATTAAAAAAGGTGTAGTTTCCTACACCTTTTAAACAATTACTAAGAATATATTTCCCTAGGGTACTAATATTTTTTTAAAATTTCAGTGAGCCTTGGCACAATTTCATACAAATCCCCCACTATACCATAATCTGCATGAGAAAATATTGGAGCTCTTTCATCAGAGTTAATAGCAACAATGATCTTGGCATCACGAATTCCACGCACATGCTGAACCTGACCAGATATTCCAATAGCTAGATACAAGGACCCTTTAAACTTCTGACCAGATATTCCTACATATCGATCAAGAGGCATCCATTCGTTTTCCTCAGCAATGGGACGAGAACAACCAACTTCAGCTCCCATAACTCCCGCCAAGGCTTCAATTATTGGCAAGTCTTCTTTGGCAACTAAACCACGGCCTATGCTGCATACTTTATCAGCATCGCTGATGTTCCCACCCGGATGTATAATGGAGTTCCCTTGGCTTTTGATATTTTCAATTTTAAGATGATTTATTAAGGTAGCAATTTTTTCTTCCGTAGAGCCTTCTTTTATAATAATGCCCTTACGGTTTTCCGTTAATACCTTTGTCACAGGTTTAATTTCTGCTACATTGGTGGCGCTATTAATAGCGCTCACTGCGGGAGCTTTTTTAGAATTGTGCAAAATAGAATGAGAAATAATTAGCTTATGAATTTCATTTGTACCTTCATATATTGTACAAATCTTAGCATCACGATACATACGTTCCACAGCAAAACCCTTTATATAGCCATAACCGCCATAAATTTGTACCGCATCATTAACAACTTCAAGGCAAACATCGGAAGCATAAAGTTTCGCCATGGCAGATTCTGTTCCATAGGACTTATGTTCTTGTTTTAGTTCAGCTGCACTGTATACCATAAATCGGGCAGCACGAATTTTAGTAGCCATATCCGCAAGTTTAAATGCGATGACTTGTTGTTCGCAAATAGGTTTTCCAAACTGAACCCTTTCTTTAGAATAATTCAGTGCCTTTTCATAAGCTCCTTGAGCAATCCCAAGTGCCTGCGCAGCAATACCAATACGTCCGCCCTCTAAGGTCATCATAGCAATTTTAAAGCCTTGTCCTTCTTTTCCTAGCAGGTTTTCTGCGGGTACTTTAACATCACGGAATAGTAGTTCCGCCGTAGCTGAAGAACGAATACCCATTTTATTGTAATGTGTACCAAAGGTAAATCCTTCTGAATCCTTTTCCACAATAAAAGCACTAATGCCTTTAGTTCCGATTCCTGGAGTTGTAACTGCAAATATTACATAAATTTCTGCATACCCACCGTTAGTTATAAATATTTTAGCTCCATTAAGTATGTAATGATCCCCATTTAAAACAGCTGTAGTCTCTGTATTACTAGCATCACTGCCTGCATTTTCTTCAGTTAGTCCAAAGGCGCCAATCTTATTACCGGAAGCAAGTGGCGTAAGATATTTTTTCTTTTGATCTTCTGTTCCAAATTCCATAATAGGCCACGATCCCAATGACACATGGGCTGATAATGCAACACCTACTCCTGCATCCACCCTGGACAATTCTTCCACCGCAATGGCATAAGTTAATATATCCATGCCAGCTCCACCATACTCTTTTGGATATGGAATCCCCATAATATTCAATTCTCCCATTTCCTTTATAATCTTTTCTGGGAAAATACTTTTTTCATCTAGTTGAAAGGCCATTGGTTCAATTTTTGTTTCTGCAAATTCTCTGACAGTATTTTTAATTAATTCCTGCTCCTTAGTCAAATTAAAATTCATTAACACATCTCCTATTATAATATTATTTTACAATAAACATAAAAAAAGAAATTTACAAATATGTTCTTCACCAATTTTCAAGTGACAACCACAA
This DNA window, taken from Clostridium estertheticum, encodes the following:
- a CDS encoding ABC transporter permease; translation: MEMVERAYRNGLYTFKGLFGFLKPEVYVLVKVVNPVFQVLFFSLIARHAYGNVDITPFIVGNAFVLCMYNAFFGVGCNLINERGYGTLKLLIGSSCNKFNVFITKSTFHIIDGIITVSIGLFTGIIFFNIKIPMNILPYFLICLILAIFTACSMGLLVGSIGLITRDINMLLNLSSMILMSLCGVNFSIEKLPIVLQHISNILPLTNALKASKLLLNGGIINYGKVNSLLLNELLLGIGYCIIAYLSFRAMEKLAKCRATIDIY
- a CDS encoding NlpC/P60 family protein; protein product: MKIVLRNLAVVIILIFTSNVTALAAPTNEKLQQQKDSLTKIQTERGKVETKIEEFDNEIENIMTKTEENKVKISETEKSIESAALEVKQVEKETQKEQELFNTRMRVLYINGFDGYMGIILDSESFGDFVSRVDNIKTVIAFDKEVLSGFEAAQKELNKKQQSLNNTKESLQSLQVENKQKIDKLMITKESQNKLITELKNKEIVTKGLQDKLIAELKNEKDISAAQIIDPQVSVNKSITKISEIRKSAPKYTPSRGATTVSESAIIAYASNFLGTPYLWGGTSPAGFDCSGFTQYVYAHFGISIGRTTFDQINDGVQVSRDNLKPGDLVFFGTFANPHHMGMYIGDNNYIHAPHTGDVIKVSTLGRDDYVTARRVK
- a CDS encoding phosphatase PAP2 family protein, whose amino-acid sequence is MYLNIEKKINKFDNYILFIIEKYVHNRCLDIIMPVLTFMGNMGIVWVIIAIALIVDKPYRIIGYSIFLTLIIGTIVGEGIVKHIVRRVRPCNKQDNFSMFNLKPISYSFPSGHTLSSFAAAEMLSLYFTQYRLVFMSMAILIALSRLYLYVHYPTDVIAGFIIGVLCSKIIFIILQQGYIQNFFVFKFLS
- a CDS encoding GNAT family N-acetyltransferase, whose amino-acid sequence is MTNRIYFKKFLSEDDFQYFLTLVSNEKIMVMNYGRVFLLEEAKNYYKRLLENNNIHKEFGHFKVFEKATDIFIGSGALSINDDFTEAEVEYLLLPEYWGKGYGSEIVGELLNKAEETKSIQQVTAITDPNNIGSKKILLNNGFISLKIYKIDDGSLAEMFSKKIIHHLL
- a CDS encoding multicopper oxidase domain-containing protein gives rise to the protein MSVRHYVLAATDGFIELPTSPELPPLESERKKVYVYGFVGGLFKVNGKVINEDLDWTKSCNWGKFKNLIGTATIPSPVIWGEMGDRVYITLINLGMPTAGIMDAHTIHMHGAHVATQLDGFPESSFVVPMCTDFDMAPPVVTYLFDTEHPGTYMYHCHVEASEHVQMGMYGALIVYPSMRSLAIAGIRRLWNGRWFFEGKLQEHICETATNRNFAYNDVHSYFDKEYIMLLSDIDTRWHDSIETGVNYNPVDFKPDFWLVNGRAFPDTLLPHHLTRNPCNDRDVSQLNYESYVHVKTGEMLMLRMINMGYQVVPWHIHGCDFTVIGKDANPSPLLKISEKLELVGLEGLERGFTCTIGSGETFDLLIEAQDKRPQYRSYIVNGKDCIHPLCKQMQEIKNIDPSVITNIPTQPVNFNNIKTVNYVDNFDESLAINDNFFPQFYPMHNHDYYKVTNNGVYPGGQLTYIQTDAPENLHNSDDNEENSDDNLFEMS
- a CDS encoding acyl-CoA dehydrogenase family protein, yielding MNFNLTKEQELIKNTVREFAETKIEPMAFQLDEKSIFPEKIIKEMGELNIMGIPYPKEYGGAGMDILTYAIAVEELSRVDAGVGVALSAHVSLGSWPIMEFGTEDQKKKYLTPLASGNKIGAFGLTEENAGSDASNTETTAVLNGDHYILNGAKIFITNGGYAEIYVIFAVTTPGIGTKGISAFIVEKDSEGFTFGTHYNKMGIRSSATAELLFRDVKVPAENLLGKEGQGFKIAMMTLEGGRIGIAAQALGIAQGAYEKALNYSKERVQFGKPICEQQVIAFKLADMATKIRAARFMVYSAAELKQEHKSYGTESAMAKLYASDVCLEVVNDAVQIYGGYGYIKGFAVERMYRDAKICTIYEGTNEIHKLIISHSILHNSKKAPAVSAINSATNVAEIKPVTKVLTENRKGIIIKEGSTEEKIATLINHLKIENIKSQGNSIIHPGGNISDADKVCSIGRGLVAKEDLPIIEALAGVMGAEVGCSRPIAEENEWMPLDRYVGISGQKFKGSLYLAIGISGQVQHVRGIRDAKIIVAINSDERAPIFSHADYGIVGDLYEIVPRLTEILKKY